A genomic stretch from Pirellulales bacterium includes:
- a CDS encoding sigma-70 family RNA polymerase sigma factor codes for MSSDDPVLEFSELLQRSRSRVYGLIYAIVLNTTDTEDLFQQTAALLWEKFDEFQPGTDFASWALKVARYNAANFVRSRRRERQRLTSAAIDDLYSASVATEDGDSETRLEALKGCLAKLSDADRSLVFRCYGAGLPIKEVAQQQGRSANALYAALHRIRRNLLECVKRTLAAGDRPASSLS; via the coding sequence ATGTCCTCCGACGATCCCGTCCTTGAGTTCAGCGAGCTTCTGCAGCGCAGCCGAAGCCGCGTCTACGGGCTGATCTACGCGATCGTGCTCAACACGACCGACACGGAAGACCTGTTCCAGCAGACCGCGGCGCTCTTGTGGGAGAAGTTCGACGAGTTTCAGCCGGGCACCGACTTCGCCTCGTGGGCGCTCAAGGTGGCGCGGTACAACGCGGCGAACTTCGTGCGGAGTCGCCGCCGCGAGCGACAGCGGTTGACCTCCGCGGCGATCGACGATTTGTACAGCGCGAGCGTCGCGACCGAGGACGGCGATTCCGAAACGCGGCTCGAGGCCCTCAAGGGATGCCTTGCGAAGCTCTCGGACGCCGACCGGTCGTTGGTGTTTCGCTGCTACGGAGCGGGCTTGCCGATCAAGGAGGTCGCCCAGCAGCAGGGACGCTCGGCCAACGCGCTGTACGCGGCGCTTCATCGAATTCGCCGGAACCTGTTGGAATGCGTGAAACGAACCCTCGCCGCCGGCGATCGCCCCGCTTCGAGTTTGTCCTAA
- a CDS encoding beta-lactamase family protein, whose translation MHRARGILIERFVRLRRIVRLIALTFATFLAASVAAADEARLAAKVESLLPPHVGAAVTAIDDGAVVFQRAWGRRRCDAADLCTPTTNFRLASVSKHFTATAVLRLVDQGQVRLDDTLDEYFSEHPDFWRRITVHHLLTHTSGLPDYEGLIPAGTTLQLTDLNVLAILRAAREPLFEPGTKFAYSNSGYALLGLIVEAAARQPLHDFLRAEVFDPVGMRRSVLYVAGMNEVAERAYGHEPGEADGWLLADQSVTSAVRGDGGVYSSLDDLARWLVALDQGALLSEASARAMFAPHVRTDRGEDHYGYGWFLGEHRGQRRTMHAGSTRGFSLMLQRFPDRQAAVVILLNRSGIDGGDASLQRVVDCLLFD comes from the coding sequence ATGCACCGAGCCCGCGGAATCCTCATCGAGCGGTTCGTCCGATTGCGGCGCATTGTCCGCTTGATCGCGCTGACGTTCGCGACGTTCCTGGCGGCCTCCGTTGCGGCGGCCGACGAGGCCCGCCTTGCCGCGAAGGTCGAATCGCTCCTTCCTCCCCACGTCGGCGCCGCGGTGACGGCGATCGACGACGGCGCCGTCGTGTTTCAACGCGCTTGGGGCCGGCGGCGGTGCGATGCGGCCGACCTCTGCACGCCGACGACGAACTTTCGCTTGGCGTCGGTCTCGAAGCACTTCACAGCGACCGCCGTCTTGCGGTTGGTCGATCAAGGCCAGGTGCGACTCGACGACACGCTTGACGAGTACTTCTCCGAGCATCCCGACTTCTGGCGCCGGATCACGGTGCATCACTTGCTGACCCACACGTCGGGGCTTCCCGATTACGAGGGCCTGATCCCCGCGGGGACGACGCTGCAACTGACGGATCTCAACGTGCTGGCGATCCTTCGCGCGGCGCGCGAGCCGCTGTTCGAGCCGGGGACCAAGTTCGCCTACTCGAACTCCGGCTACGCGCTGCTCGGGTTGATTGTCGAGGCCGCGGCCCGGCAGCCCCTGCACGATTTCTTGCGAGCCGAGGTCTTCGACCCCGTCGGCATGCGGCGCTCCGTGCTCTACGTCGCGGGGATGAACGAGGTCGCCGAACGGGCGTACGGCCACGAACCGGGCGAGGCCGACGGCTGGCTCCTCGCCGACCAGAGCGTCACCAGCGCCGTCCGTGGCGACGGCGGCGTGTACAGCTCGCTCGACGACCTGGCGCGGTGGCTAGTGGCGCTTGACCAAGGAGCTCTGCTCAGCGAAGCGTCCGCCCGGGCCATGTTCGCGCCCCATGTCCGCACCGATCGGGGCGAGGATCACTACGGCTACGGCTGGTTCCTGGGCGAGCACCGCGGCCAGCGGCGCACGATGCACGCCGGCAGCACGCGGGGCTTTTCGCTGATGTTGCAGCGATTTCCCGACCGGCAAGCGGCGGTCGTCATCCTGCTGAACCGCTCCGGGATCGACGGGGGGGACGCGTCCCTCCAACGGGTCGTCGATTGCCTGCTGTTCGACTAG
- the uxaC gene encoding glucuronate isomerase: MPFIHDDFLLQTKTARRLYHDYAAGEPILDYHTHLPPAEIAGNRRFRDLAEIWLGGDHYKWRAMRAAGVPERFCTGDAPPYEKFLAWARTTPQTIRNPLYHWTHLELVRYFGVTELLNEESAPRIWAAANERLATDDLTPRGIFRTFQVRAVCSTDDPADDLEHHKTIAASDLPTRVYPTFRPDRALAVDAPEEFNAWLARLEAAADVSIGSLDALLNALRRRHDFFHEQGCRLSDHGIERCFAAPCTDAEAAAVFDKARRGVAATPDEHERFASHLMHFFGVLDAERGWTKQLHLGALRNNNSRLMSTLGRDVGGDSIADVPQARALATYLDRLEQAGALPKTILYNLNPADNAVFATMIGNFQSGEIAGKIQWGSGWWFLDQWDGMTQQMIDLANQGLLARFIGMLTDSRSFLSYPRHEYFRRCLCDLVGGDVERGVIPDSDDLLEPFIRGICYGNAHAYLGLEC, from the coding sequence ATGCCGTTCATTCACGACGACTTCCTGCTGCAAACCAAGACGGCTCGCCGGCTTTATCACGACTACGCCGCAGGCGAGCCGATCCTCGACTATCACACCCACCTCCCTCCGGCCGAGATCGCCGGCAACCGCCGCTTCCGCGACCTCGCCGAGATCTGGCTGGGGGGCGATCACTACAAGTGGCGCGCCATGCGCGCCGCCGGCGTCCCCGAGCGGTTCTGCACCGGCGACGCCCCGCCGTACGAGAAGTTCCTCGCCTGGGCCCGCACCACCCCCCAGACGATCCGCAACCCGCTGTATCATTGGACCCACCTGGAGCTGGTCCGTTATTTCGGCGTCACGGAACTGCTCAACGAGGAGTCCGCTCCCCGGATCTGGGCCGCGGCCAACGAGCGGCTCGCGACCGACGATCTCACCCCCCGTGGGATCTTCCGCACGTTCCAGGTCCGCGCCGTCTGCTCGACCGACGACCCGGCCGACGATCTCGAACATCACAAAACGATCGCCGCGAGCGACCTGCCGACCCGCGTCTATCCCACGTTCCGCCCCGACCGCGCACTGGCGGTCGACGCGCCCGAGGAGTTCAACGCCTGGCTGGCCCGGCTCGAAGCGGCCGCCGACGTTTCGATCGGTTCGCTCGACGCACTGCTCAATGCGTTGCGCCGCCGGCACGACTTCTTCCACGAGCAGGGTTGCCGGCTTTCGGATCACGGCATCGAGCGCTGCTTCGCCGCCCCCTGCACCGACGCCGAGGCGGCCGCCGTGTTCGACAAGGCGCGCCGCGGAGTCGCCGCGACCCCCGACGAGCACGAGCGCTTCGCCAGCCATCTGATGCACTTCTTCGGCGTGCTCGACGCCGAACGGGGGTGGACCAAACAACTCCACCTTGGCGCCCTGCGGAACAACAACTCGCGGCTGATGAGCACGCTGGGACGCGACGTGGGGGGCGACTCGATCGCCGACGTCCCCCAAGCCCGCGCGCTGGCGACCTATCTCGATCGGCTCGAACAAGCCGGCGCGCTTCCCAAGACGATCCTCTACAACCTCAACCCGGCCGACAACGCGGTCTTCGCCACGATGATCGGCAACTTCCAGTCGGGCGAGATCGCCGGCAAAATCCAGTGGGGCAGCGGCTGGTGGTTCCTCGACCAATGGGACGGCATGACCCAGCAGATGATCGACTTGGCCAATCAGGGACTCCTCGCTCGGTTCATCGGCATGTTGACCGACTCGCGGTCGTTCCTCTCGTACCCACGGCACGAATACTTCCGCCGCTGTCTGTGCGATCTCGTCGGCGGCGACGTCGAGCGGGGCGTCATCCCCGACAGCGACGACCTGCTGGAACCCTTCATCCGCGGCATCTGCTACGGCAACGCGCACGCGTATCTGGGGCTCGAGTGTTGA